In Paracoccaceae bacterium Fryx2, a single genomic region encodes these proteins:
- a CDS encoding spermidine/putrescine ABC transporter substrate-binding protein — protein MTLRMTLAAGLALALAAPAHAEGKLNLYNWGDYINPEVIEAFSKEYGVEVTLDTYSTNEEMLAKIQAGATGYDLIWPSVHMHDIMQKLDLLAETGANTMPGFENIDPAALRSKEDPAAAYCLPYAWGAVGIFYNRKLVPEMTSWADFFAYAKANPGKVTMLDDLRETLGVGLIMTGASVNSTDPAQIDAAAAFILEQKPNIGAFRYDVVPLITSGDIGAAHWYVGAVLDVNKDPENLGFIIPSEGATMYQEDICMPKTAPNPDNAKLFLQFMLRPEVSAMNTVRLTNGSVNTAAIPLLPAKLKDHPAVNPSAEVKAKLQIFDDLGGALRLYSRAWDKVKTN, from the coding sequence ATGACCCTACGGATGACCCTTGCCGCCGGTCTGGCGCTTGCGCTGGCGGCCCCGGCCCATGCCGAAGGCAAGCTGAACCTCTACAACTGGGGCGACTACATCAACCCCGAGGTGATCGAGGCGTTCAGCAAGGAATACGGCGTCGAGGTCACGCTCGACACCTATTCCACCAACGAGGAAATGCTGGCCAAGATTCAGGCCGGGGCAACCGGCTATGACCTGATCTGGCCGTCCGTCCACATGCACGACATCATGCAGAAGCTTGATCTGCTTGCAGAAACCGGGGCCAATACCATGCCGGGGTTCGAGAACATCGACCCCGCCGCGTTGCGGTCGAAGGAAGACCCGGCCGCCGCCTATTGCCTGCCCTATGCCTGGGGTGCGGTGGGCATCTTCTACAACAGGAAGCTGGTGCCCGAAATGACCTCCTGGGCCGATTTCTTCGCCTATGCCAAGGCCAATCCCGGCAAGGTGACGATGCTGGACGATCTGCGCGAAACGCTGGGTGTCGGGCTGATCATGACCGGAGCCTCGGTCAATTCGACCGATCCGGCCCAGATCGACGCCGCCGCCGCCTTCATTCTGGAGCAGAAGCCGAACATCGGCGCCTTCCGCTATGACGTGGTGCCGCTGATCACCTCGGGCGATATCGGGGCGGCGCACTGGTATGTCGGCGCGGTGCTGGATGTGAACAAGGATCCCGAAAACCTGGGCTTCATCATCCCGTCCGAGGGTGCGACGATGTATCAGGAAGACATCTGCATGCCGAAGACCGCGCCCAACCCCGACAACGCGAAGCTGTTCCTGCAATTCATGCTGCGCCCCGAGGTGTCGGCGATGAACACGGTGCGGCTGACCAACGGGTCGGTCAACACCGCCGCGATCCCGCTGCTGCCGGCCAAGTTGAAGGACCATCCGGCCGTCAACCCGTCGGCCGAGGTCAAGGCGAAGCTGCAGATCTTCGACGATCTGGGCGGCGCGCTGCGGCTTTACAGCCGCGCCTGGGACAAGGTGAAGACCAACTGA
- a CDS encoding N,N-dimethylformamidase, producing the protein MLPVVGYTDRLSLAPGESLDVMVSSFGAATYTADLRRIIQGDTNPEGPGYKDQAIALDLGGERVAVAKPFTPGSCVVVPGQGVLSRLGTCTLAAVILPTRLGGLRRILALPGCAELCLDDQGHLCAVLAGRCVLRSFGRVTLNHWHMVALAHDAASGLLTLTLSPDAADGGELPEPETLSAPAAWDATAATECLIAAGREGGALTGFFDGKIDRPAIFDRVLPPDRLRLLLADPAALARQSSLIAAWDFSQGIQGTAVHDLSPWRLEGRLHNAPARAMTGWLWRGQELDWKRRPDLYSAIHFHASDVHDAGWAVDFRVTLPETLPSGVYAIRLVPDGDEDAAYYCVFALRPPRDRVSGNKVAFLFPTCSYMAYANHRLGLDVPGTEIGMGRAVEIDRHHAFLQTNPGIGYSHYETHDDGLGVFHTSRLRPIVDLQPRVKAFLGGVGSNIWQFNADTHILGWLDAIGQGHDVITDEDLDAEGLRLLSRYRVLITGTHPEYHTRAMIEALRGFTERGGRLMYLGGNGFYWVVSFHAELPGLMECRRSEAGIRPWEPGHGQFYHAFTGEYGGLWRRNGHPPNHLCGVGMTSQGFDLSEPYVLTGAAADPRAAFLMQGIGTTPGQRIGAFGLSGGGAAGLEVDRADLAQGTPPHALVLASSVRHTDIYLMTPEDLLDPTPDWTGTQAEIIRADLTFFETAGGGAVFSTGSIAWAGAMAAQGYDNEISRLTQNALRRFLDPTPFDPP; encoded by the coding sequence ATGTTGCCCGTCGTCGGCTATACCGACCGGCTGTCGCTGGCCCCCGGCGAAAGCCTTGACGTGATGGTCAGCAGCTTTGGCGCCGCGACCTACACGGCCGACCTGCGCCGGATCATCCAGGGCGACACCAACCCCGAGGGGCCGGGCTACAAGGACCAGGCGATTGCGCTGGATCTGGGCGGCGAACGTGTGGCGGTGGCCAAGCCCTTCACGCCCGGGTCATGCGTGGTGGTGCCGGGGCAAGGCGTGCTGTCGCGGCTTGGCACCTGCACGCTGGCCGCCGTGATCCTGCCGACCCGGCTGGGCGGGCTGCGCCGGATACTGGCGCTGCCCGGCTGTGCCGAGCTGTGCCTCGATGACCAAGGCCACCTCTGCGCCGTGCTGGCGGGGCGCTGCGTGCTGCGGTCTTTCGGCCGGGTCACGCTGAACCATTGGCACATGGTGGCGCTGGCGCATGACGCGGCCAGCGGTCTGCTGACCCTGACCCTGTCGCCCGATGCGGCCGATGGCGGCGAGTTGCCCGAACCCGAAACCCTGTCAGCCCCAGCGGCGTGGGATGCCACCGCCGCCACCGAATGCCTGATCGCCGCCGGGCGCGAGGGCGGCGCCCTGACCGGCTTCTTCGATGGCAAGATCGACCGGCCCGCGATCTTCGACCGGGTGCTGCCGCCTGACCGGCTGCGCCTGCTGCTGGCCGACCCCGCCGCCCTTGCCCGCCAGAGCAGCCTGATCGCCGCGTGGGATTTCTCGCAGGGCATTCAGGGCACGGCGGTGCATGACCTCTCGCCGTGGCGGCTGGAGGGGCGGCTGCACAACGCCCCGGCCCGGGCGATGACCGGCTGGCTGTGGCGCGGCCAGGAGCTGGACTGGAAGCGGCGGCCGGATCTCTATTCGGCAATCCACTTTCACGCCTCGGATGTCCATGACGCGGGCTGGGCGGTGGATTTCCGCGTGACGCTACCCGAAACGCTGCCCAGCGGCGTCTATGCCATCCGCCTTGTGCCCGATGGCGACGAGGATGCCGCCTACTACTGCGTCTTCGCCCTGCGCCCGCCGCGCGACCGGGTCAGCGGCAACAAGGTTGCCTTCCTGTTCCCGACCTGCAGCTACATGGCCTATGCCAACCACCGCCTCGGCCTCGACGTGCCGGGCACCGAGATCGGCATGGGCCGCGCGGTCGAGATCGACCGGCACCACGCCTTCCTGCAAACCAACCCCGGCATCGGCTATTCGCATTACGAAACCCATGACGACGGGTTGGGGGTGTTTCACACCTCGCGGCTGCGGCCCATTGTTGACCTGCAACCACGGGTCAAGGCGTTCCTCGGCGGCGTCGGGTCTAACATCTGGCAGTTCAACGCCGACACCCACATCCTCGGCTGGCTGGATGCCATCGGCCAGGGCCATGACGTGATCACCGACGAGGATCTGGATGCCGAGGGCCTGCGGCTATTGTCGCGCTACCGGGTGCTGATCACCGGCACCCACCCCGAATACCACACGCGCGCGATGATCGAGGCATTGCGCGGCTTCACCGAACGCGGCGGGCGGCTGATGTATCTGGGCGGCAACGGCTTCTACTGGGTGGTCAGCTTCCACGCCGAGTTGCCCGGCCTGATGGAATGCCGCCGCTCGGAGGCGGGCATCCGGCCTTGGGAGCCGGGGCACGGCCAGTTCTACCACGCCTTCACCGGCGAGTATGGCGGGCTGTGGCGGCGCAACGGGCACCCGCCGAACCATCTGTGCGGCGTCGGCATGACCTCGCAGGGGTTCGACCTGTCGGAACCCTATGTGCTGACCGGGGCCGCCGCCGACCCGCGCGCCGCCTTCCTGATGCAGGGCATCGGCACCACGCCGGGCCAGCGCATCGGCGCCTTCGGCCTGTCGGGCGGCGGTGCGGCGGGGCTGGAGGTCGACCGCGCCGACCTGGCGCAAGGCACGCCCCCACATGCGCTGGTGCTGGCCTCGTCGGTCCGCCACACCGACATCTACCTGATGACCCCCGAAGACCTGCTCGACCCGACGCCAGACTGGACCGGCACGCAGGCCGAGATCATCCGCGCCGACCTGACCTTCTTCGAGACGGCGGGGGGCGGGGCGGTGTTTTCCACCGGCTCGATCGCCTGGGCTGGGGCCATGGCCGCGCAGGGCTACGACAACGAGATTTCCCGCCTGACGCAGAACGCCCTGCGCCGCTTCCTCGACCCCACGCCCTTCGACCCGCCATGA
- a CDS encoding P1 family peptidase yields the protein MAKPRGRDLGLRFPGQPGPLNAITDVPGVLVGQTTLDGSMPGAAAPTVRTGVTAILPRGHSVDPVPVLAGTFALNGNGEMTGCHWIRDAGSFLGPVCITNTHSVGIAHHAAVRWMIRHHAATFGPDHIWAMPVIAETYDGVLNDINGQHLTEAHVLAALQSAQGGPVAEGNTGGGTGMICYEFKGGTGTASRRIPVEGRDFHVGVLVQANHGLRDWLTVLGEPVGQAMQHDRMMQREAGSIIVVIATDLPLRPDQLERVARRASIGIGRSGTPGGNSSGDIFLAFSTAAPAAQGAFQTLTCLADAHLDPVYLATVEATDEAIINAMLAACDMPTLKPAGRICRAIDGQALAGMLRGAGKCG from the coding sequence ATGGCAAAGCCGCGCGGGCGCGATCTGGGGTTGCGGTTTCCGGGGCAGCCCGGGCCGCTGAATGCCATCACCGATGTGCCGGGGGTGCTGGTCGGGCAGACCACGCTCGACGGGTCGATGCCCGGTGCGGCGGCCCCGACGGTGCGAACCGGGGTGACCGCAATCCTGCCGCGCGGACATTCCGTCGATCCGGTGCCTGTGCTGGCGGGCACCTTCGCGCTGAACGGCAATGGCGAGATGACCGGCTGCCATTGGATCCGCGACGCGGGGTCGTTCCTCGGGCCGGTCTGCATCACCAATACCCATTCGGTCGGCATCGCGCACCATGCGGCAGTGCGCTGGATGATCCGGCACCATGCCGCGACCTTCGGGCCGGACCACATCTGGGCCATGCCGGTGATCGCCGAAACCTATGACGGCGTGCTGAACGACATCAACGGCCAGCACCTGACCGAGGCGCATGTGCTGGCGGCGCTGCAATCGGCGCAGGGCGGGCCGGTGGCCGAGGGCAACACGGGCGGCGGCACCGGGATGATCTGCTACGAGTTCAAGGGCGGCACCGGCACCGCGTCGCGCCGCATCCCCGTGGAGGGGCGCGATTTCCATGTGGGGGTGCTGGTGCAGGCGAACCACGGCCTGCGTGACTGGCTGACGGTGCTGGGCGAGCCGGTGGGGCAGGCGATGCAGCACGACCGGATGATGCAGCGCGAGGCGGGCTCGATCATCGTGGTGATCGCCACCGACCTGCCGCTGCGCCCCGACCAATTGGAGCGGGTGGCGCGGCGGGCCTCCATCGGCATCGGCCGGTCGGGCACACCCGGGGGCAACAGTTCGGGCGACATCTTCCTGGCGTTCAGCACGGCGGCACCGGCGGCGCAGGGTGCGTTCCAGACGCTGACCTGTCTGGCCGACGCGCATCTGGACCCGGTCTACCTTGCCACGGTCGAGGCGACCGACGAGGCGATCATCAACGCGATGCTGGCCGCGTGCGACATGCCGACACTGAAACCCGCAGGCCGCATCTGCCGGGCGATCGACGGGCAGGCGCTGGCAGGGATGCTGCGCGGTGCCGGGAAATGCGGCTGA
- a CDS encoding ABC transporter permease, whose protein sequence is MAAAGKSAGSVASRRRWALVLLLAPITLVLGCFFLIPLGIMMVYSVLEPGVYGGVEWVWYPYNYGRILGWPLNDYEQFDPVYLRILLNSLLLAVLTVIGTFVLCYPAAFWVARMPPGRKNLVLFLITLPFFANLLIRIYAWLLLLRPTGFINAVLQGAGLIDEPLDLMFSNTAVLIGMIYILTPFMFLPLYASVEKLDPGLLRASQDLGANAVQTFWRVILPLTAPGIMAGALIVFIPALGNFIVPSFLGGSKVQMTGTLIERSFLQSRDWPFGAALALLIMGFVVALVLIGLARGNRAGVRR, encoded by the coding sequence ATGGCGGCGGCGGGCAAATCGGCCGGGTCCGTTGCCAGCCGCCGCCGCTGGGCGCTGGTGCTGCTGCTGGCGCCGATCACGCTGGTGCTGGGCTGTTTCTTCCTGATCCCGCTGGGGATCATGATGGTCTATTCCGTGCTGGAGCCCGGTGTTTACGGCGGGGTGGAATGGGTCTGGTATCCCTACAACTACGGCCGCATCCTGGGCTGGCCATTGAACGATTATGAACAGTTCGATCCGGTATATCTGCGCATCTTGCTGAATTCGCTGCTGCTGGCGGTGCTGACGGTGATCGGCACGTTCGTTCTGTGCTACCCGGCGGCGTTCTGGGTCGCGCGGATGCCGCCGGGCCGCAAGAACCTTGTGCTGTTTCTGATCACCCTGCCCTTCTTCGCCAACCTGCTGATCCGCATCTATGCCTGGCTCTTGCTGCTGCGCCCGACCGGTTTCATCAACGCGGTGCTGCAAGGGGCGGGGCTGATCGACGAGCCGCTGGACCTGATGTTCTCCAACACCGCCGTGCTGATCGGGATGATCTACATCCTGACGCCGTTCATGTTCCTGCCGCTTTACGCCAGCGTCGAAAAGCTTGACCCGGGCCTGCTGCGCGCCTCGCAGGATCTGGGGGCCAATGCGGTGCAGACCTTCTGGCGGGTGATCCTTCCGCTGACTGCCCCCGGCATCATGGCGGGCGCGCTGATCGTGTTCATTCCGGCACTTGGCAACTTCATCGTGCCGTCGTTCCTCGGCGGCTCCAAGGTGCAGATGACCGGCACGCTGATCGAACGCTCGTTCCTGCAATCGCGCGACTGGCCGTTCGGTGCGGCGCTGGCGCTGCTGATCATGGGATTCGTGGTGGCCCTGGTGCTGATCGGGCTGGCGCGCGGCAACCGTGCGGGGGTGCGGCGATGA
- a CDS encoding ABC transporter ATP-binding protein, which translates to MDRFLGIASVTKTYRPPEGGMVTALDDVTLEIRNNEFLTLLGPSGCGKTTLLKCLAGFEDVDAGDILLEGRSLRALPPYRRPFNTVFQNYALFPHLSVSDNVGYGLDVARVARDARNRRVDEALALVGLSGFGARAPHMLSGGQQQRVALARALVLRPRVLLLDEPLSALNRQMREAMQIELKALQHSVGITFVFVTHDQQEALAMSDRIAVLSQGRVQQLGTPEEVYDRPATTFVASFVGTGNLFAGRVTQRIGPVAGVTTDQGRTLMAEAGPFAPGDRVSLLLRPEHLTLTPFEGAAPALEGRVAQSVFVGSDLHLHVDVGMDRPVIVHHRHQKDAGRPLGVGAAVSLHYAPASGHLIAAGG; encoded by the coding sequence TTGGATCGTTTTCTGGGCATAGCCTCGGTCACCAAGACCTACCGCCCCCCCGAAGGCGGCATGGTGACCGCACTCGACGACGTGACGCTGGAGATCCGGAACAACGAATTTCTCACGCTGCTGGGGCCTTCGGGCTGCGGCAAGACCACCTTGCTGAAATGCCTCGCCGGGTTCGAGGATGTCGATGCGGGCGACATCCTGCTGGAGGGGCGGAGCCTGCGCGCCCTGCCGCCCTACCGCCGCCCGTTCAACACCGTGTTCCAGAACTACGCGCTGTTTCCGCATCTTTCGGTGTCGGACAACGTCGGTTACGGGCTCGATGTCGCCCGGGTCGCCCGCGACGCCCGCAACCGGCGGGTGGACGAGGCGCTGGCGCTGGTCGGCCTGTCGGGCTTTGGGGCGCGGGCGCCGCACATGCTGTCGGGCGGGCAGCAGCAGCGGGTGGCGCTGGCCCGCGCGCTGGTGCTGCGGCCGCGCGTGCTGCTGCTGGATGAACCCCTGTCGGCGCTAAACCGGCAGATGCGCGAGGCGATGCAGATCGAGCTGAAAGCCCTGCAACACTCGGTCGGCATCACCTTCGTCTTCGTCACGCACGATCAGCAAGAGGCGCTGGCGATGTCGGACCGCATCGCCGTGCTGTCGCAGGGCCGGGTGCAGCAACTCGGCACGCCGGAGGAGGTTTATGACCGCCCCGCCACCACCTTCGTCGCAAGCTTCGTCGGCACGGGCAACCTGTTCGCCGGCCGCGTGACGCAGCGCATCGGGCCGGTGGCCGGCGTGACAACCGATCAGGGCCGCACGCTGATGGCCGAGGCCGGGCCGTTCGCGCCCGGCGACAGGGTCAGCCTGCTGCTGCGCCCCGAACACCTGACGCTGACCCCGTTCGAAGGCGCCGCCCCGGCGCTGGAAGGGCGGGTGGCGCAGTCGGTGTTCGTCGGGTCCGACCTGCATCTGCATGTCGATGTCGGGATGGACCGCCCGGTGATCGTGCATCACCGCCACCAGAAGGACGCGGGCCGCCCGCTGGGTGTCGGCGCCGCGGTGTCGCTGCATTACGCCCCCGCCTCGGGGCACCTTATCGCGGCAGGGGGTTGA
- a CDS encoding GntR family transcriptional regulator, with protein sequence MTAFDLQLRLARRIIAAIGDGSFARGAHLRETDLSQRFAVSRSPVRGALDHLHGLGVVERRANRGFFVPLAPPAAALCATDLPRTGDERMIDTLSADWFFGRIAQVVSEAELRARYGLGRGTAARILRAMADDGIVARLPGYGWRFEPTLNSTAANDESYDFRIMVEVGAILSPQFRHAPEAAQALRARHGVVLDCGGAGWDTPALVDLDVAFHDHIAAGSQNRFVVAAVAQQNRLRRLLEYNSLIDTGRMATSIAEHLGILDSLDAGDTATAARRMEAHLRAARAASPPFGR encoded by the coding sequence ATGACCGCATTCGACCTGCAACTGCGGCTGGCACGCCGGATCATCGCCGCCATCGGCGACGGCAGCTTTGCCCGCGGCGCGCATCTGCGCGAAACCGACCTGTCGCAGCGGTTTGCCGTGTCGCGCTCTCCGGTGCGCGGCGCGCTTGACCACCTGCACGGGCTGGGCGTGGTGGAACGCCGCGCCAACCGGGGGTTCTTCGTGCCGCTGGCACCGCCTGCCGCCGCGCTTTGCGCAACCGACCTGCCGCGCACCGGCGACGAACGGATGATAGACACGCTGTCGGCCGACTGGTTCTTCGGCCGCATCGCGCAGGTCGTCTCGGAAGCCGAGCTCCGCGCCCGTTATGGCCTCGGCCGGGGCACGGCGGCACGCATCCTGCGGGCCATGGCCGATGACGGCATCGTGGCGCGCCTGCCCGGCTATGGCTGGCGCTTCGAGCCGACACTGAATTCCACCGCCGCCAATGACGAAAGCTACGATTTCCGCATCATGGTCGAGGTCGGCGCGATTCTGTCGCCGCAGTTCCGCCATGCCCCGGAAGCAGCGCAGGCGCTGCGGGCGCGGCATGGGGTGGTGCTCGACTGCGGCGGCGCGGGCTGGGACACGCCGGCGCTGGTCGATCTGGACGTGGCATTCCACGACCATATCGCCGCCGGTTCGCAGAACCGCTTCGTGGTGGCCGCCGTTGCGCAGCAGAACCGGCTGCGGCGCCTGCTGGAATACAACTCGCTGATCGACACCGGACGGATGGCCACCTCGATTGCCGAGCATCTGGGCATCCTCGACAGCCTCGATGCCGGTGACACCGCCACCGCCGCCCGCCGGATGGAGGCGCATCTGCGCGCCGCCCGCGCCGCCAGCCCGCCCTTCGGGCGCTGA
- the ade gene encoding adenine deaminase — MPSPTLSDIIDQGRGVVPADLVLRGGLVFDLITGDLVPGDVAICGDTIVGVFDAYEGRRVIDCTGRILVPGFIDTHLHIESSLVTPFEFDRCVTPRGVTTAICDPHEIANVCGLEGIHYFLAASALTVMDIRVQLSSCVPSTHMETAGAQLEAADLIPLMDHPRVIGLAEFMNFPGVLMKDAGCLAKLDAFRGRHIDGHAPLLRGRDLNGYIAAGIRTEHEATTAEEGLEKLRKGLRVLIREGSVSKDLHALVPLLTERHAPYLCFCTDDRNPLDIAEHGHLDYMIRTAIALGAPPLAAYRAASLSAAEAFGLKDRGLIAPGKRADIVVIDSLAGCHAVRTFAGGVEATPAAFAARATIPPVARHSVKAARIEPHHFRAGGNRAETPVIGILPGKIITEHLTYPITPQDGDKAPDIARDLIRIAVIERHGRNGNRATGFVKGFGLQRGAIASTVCHDHHNIVVVGADYDDMALAANRLGQIEGGFVVACGGRILAELALPLAGLMSLEPFETVRDTLVTLRAAARSLGVMLEEPFLQLAFLALPVIPHLKITDHGMIDVDRFEVMT, encoded by the coding sequence ATGCCGAGCCCGACACTGTCCGACATCATCGACCAAGGGCGCGGCGTGGTGCCCGCTGATCTGGTGCTGCGCGGCGGGCTGGTGTTCGACCTGATCACGGGCGATCTGGTCCCGGGCGACGTGGCGATCTGCGGCGACACCATCGTGGGGGTGTTCGACGCCTACGAGGGCCGCCGTGTGATCGACTGCACCGGCCGGATCCTCGTGCCGGGCTTCATCGACACCCACCTGCACATCGAAAGCAGCCTCGTCACCCCGTTCGAGTTCGACCGCTGCGTGACCCCGCGCGGCGTGACCACAGCGATCTGCGACCCGCACGAGATTGCCAATGTCTGCGGGCTGGAGGGCATCCACTACTTCCTCGCCGCCTCGGCCCTGACGGTGATGGACATCCGGGTGCAGCTTTCCTCCTGCGTGCCCTCGACCCACATGGAAACCGCGGGCGCGCAGTTGGAGGCCGCCGACCTGATCCCGCTGATGGACCATCCGCGCGTGATCGGGCTGGCCGAGTTCATGAACTTTCCCGGCGTGCTGATGAAGGACGCGGGCTGCCTCGCCAAGCTCGATGCCTTCCGCGGCCGCCACATCGACGGCCACGCCCCGCTGCTGCGCGGGCGCGACCTGAACGGCTACATCGCGGCGGGCATCCGCACCGAACACGAGGCGACCACGGCGGAAGAGGGGCTGGAAAAGCTGCGCAAGGGCCTGCGGGTGCTGATCCGCGAGGGCTCGGTGTCAAAAGACCTGCACGCGCTGGTGCCGCTGCTGACCGAACGGCACGCGCCTTACCTCTGCTTCTGCACCGATGACCGCAATCCGCTCGACATCGCGGAACACGGGCATCTGGATTACATGATCCGCACCGCCATCGCCCTTGGCGCGCCGCCGCTGGCCGCCTACCGCGCCGCCAGCCTGTCGGCCGCCGAGGCTTTCGGCCTGAAGGACCGCGGGCTGATCGCGCCGGGCAAGCGGGCCGACATCGTGGTGATCGATAGCCTGGCCGGCTGCCACGCCGTCCGCACCTTTGCCGGCGGCGTCGAAGCGACCCCGGCGGCCTTTGCCGCCCGTGCCACCATCCCCCCGGTGGCGCGCCATTCGGTCAAGGCCGCCCGGATCGAGCCGCACCACTTTCGCGCGGGGGGCAACCGCGCGGAAACCCCGGTGATCGGCATCCTGCCCGGCAAGATCATCACCGAACACCTGACCTATCCCATCACCCCGCAAGACGGCGACAAGGCCCCCGACATCGCGCGCGACCTGATCCGCATCGCGGTGATCGAGCGGCACGGCCGCAACGGCAACCGCGCCACCGGCTTCGTCAAGGGGTTCGGGCTGCAACGCGGCGCCATCGCCTCGACCGTCTGCCATGACCACCACAACATCGTCGTGGTGGGGGCCGACTACGACGACATGGCGCTGGCGGCGAACCGGCTGGGGCAGATCGAGGGCGGCTTCGTGGTGGCCTGCGGGGGCCGGATTCTGGCGGAACTGGCGCTGCCGCTGGCGGGGCTGATGAGCCTGGAGCCGTTCGAGACGGTGCGCGACACGCTGGTGACGCTGCGCGCCGCCGCCCGCAGCCTGGGCGTGATGCTGGAAGAACCCTTCCTGCAATTGGCCTTCCTCGCCTTGCCGGTGATCCCGCACCTCAAGATCACCGACCATGGCATGATCGACGTGGACCGCTTCGAAGTGATGACCTGA
- a CDS encoding ABC transporter permease, with amino-acid sequence MIDRILTSGIWRRLRGGYGLLFLGFLYLPLGLIFFYSFNSNPINIVEWSGFTFDWYKTIFVGADAESNFDAVFSESPARIFEVVKNSLFIALTASAIATVIGTATALAMGRHSFAGKRLYQALLILPMVVPDIVLGIALLIFFVGAGFELSLATIIIGHVTFLSSYVFIVVSARLAGMDTSLEQASADLGAGPLTTFRRITLPQIMPGVMGGFLLGFIISLDDVVITYFIAGVGAQTLPLFILAMMRRGLRPQISALAVLLLLFSFLVAATGLWLRGRKVNRH; translated from the coding sequence ATGATCGACCGCATCCTGACCAGCGGCATCTGGAGGCGGCTGCGCGGCGGCTACGGGCTGCTGTTCCTCGGCTTCCTGTATCTGCCGCTTGGGTTGATCTTCTTCTATTCGTTCAATTCCAACCCGATAAACATCGTGGAATGGAGCGGGTTCACGTTCGATTGGTACAAGACCATTTTCGTGGGCGCCGATGCCGAAAGCAATTTCGACGCGGTGTTTTCGGAATCGCCTGCGCGGATTTTCGAGGTTGTGAAGAACAGCCTGTTCATCGCCCTGACCGCAAGCGCCATCGCCACCGTGATCGGCACGGCAACGGCGCTGGCGATGGGGCGGCACAGCTTTGCGGGCAAGCGGCTGTATCAGGCGCTGCTGATCCTGCCGATGGTGGTGCCCGACATCGTGCTGGGCATCGCGCTTCTGATCTTCTTCGTCGGCGCGGGGTTCGAGTTGAGCCTTGCGACCATCATCATCGGACATGTCACCTTTCTGTCGAGCTATGTGTTCATCGTGGTGTCGGCACGACTGGCGGGCATGGATACCAGCCTTGAACAGGCCTCGGCCGACCTTGGAGCGGGGCCGCTGACGACCTTCCGCCGCATCACCCTCCCCCAGATCATGCCGGGCGTGATGGGGGGCTTTCTGCTGGGGTTCATCATCTCGCTCGATGACGTGGTGATCACCTATTTCATCGCCGGGGTCGGTGCGCAGACGCTGCCGCTGTTCATTCTTGCGATGATGCGCCGGGGCCTGCGCCCGCAGATTTCTGCGCTGGCCGTGCTTTTGCTGCTGTTTTCCTTCCTTGTCGCCGCGACCGGCCTGTGGCTGCGCGGCCGCAAGGTCAACCGTCACTGA
- a CDS encoding NAD(P)-dependent oxidoreductase, with protein sequence MTGGAIRDRRLLVTGAAGFLGGALCRRAVAQGALVTALLHVAGPAPDGVAGVDVLDLATGDIDAVLARAEPQAIVHCAGLTAAPGDAAGHALLLRANVTATERLLQAAARQALPPRVVLVSSAAIWGPMAQGQAAIDESHPIAPASPYGHAKAAMTRLGLEAGEAGLQVAIGVPFNIIGPGQPARMAPQAFIDQLRADPAVITLSDPDAVRDWVDVRDVAEALLRLADPATPPALYNIATGRGLSLGAMVQAIGEVTGRRPEIRRGSAPAGVSRSIGNPGRLLRATGWQAQVPLVQTLADMLAG encoded by the coding sequence ATGACAGGCGGGGCGATCAGGGACAGGCGGCTCTTGGTGACCGGGGCGGCGGGCTTTCTGGGGGGCGCGCTCTGCCGCCGGGCGGTGGCGCAGGGGGCATTGGTGACGGCGCTGCTGCACGTTGCCGGGCCCGCGCCGGACGGAGTGGCCGGGGTGGACGTGCTCGATCTGGCGACCGGCGACATCGACGCCGTGCTGGCGCGGGCAGAACCGCAGGCCATCGTGCATTGCGCCGGGCTGACCGCCGCCCCCGGTGATGCGGCGGGCCACGCGCTGCTGCTGCGCGCCAATGTCACCGCGACCGAACGGTTGTTGCAGGCGGCGGCGCGACAGGCCCTGCCGCCGCGGGTGGTGCTGGTATCCTCGGCCGCGATCTGGGGGCCGATGGCACAGGGTCAGGCCGCCATCGACGAAAGCCACCCGATTGCCCCGGCCTCGCCCTATGGCCACGCCAAGGCCGCGATGACCCGGCTGGGGCTGGAGGCGGGCGAGGCCGGGTTGCAGGTCGCCATCGGCGTGCCGTTCAACATCATCGGCCCCGGCCAGCCCGCCCGCATGGCACCGCAGGCCTTCATCGACCAGCTGCGCGCCGACCCGGCCGTCATCACCCTGTCCGACCCCGACGCGGTGCGCGACTGGGTCGATGTGCGTGACGTGGCCGAGGCCCTGCTGCGGCTGGCCGATCCGGCAACGCCGCCCGCACTCTACAATATCGCCACCGGGCGGGGGCTGTCGCTGGGGGCCATGGTGCAGGCCATCGGCGAGGTTACGGGCCGGCGGCCCGAGATCCGTCGCGGCAGCGCCCCCGCCGGGGTGTCGCGCAGCATCGGCAACCCCGGCCGGCTGCTGCGCGCGACCGGCTGGCAGGCGCAGGTGCCGCTGGTGCAGACGCTGGCGGATATGCTGGCGGGGTGA